A single region of the Sphaeramia orbicularis chromosome 6, fSphaOr1.1, whole genome shotgun sequence genome encodes:
- the LOC115421637 gene encoding prosaposin receptor GPR37-like, which produces MSYVGSSTSSIARVKSTHTMLLPLLRFLCLWLCSEAVETQLNWQKTKTTFSHHYESTTVDWNAQSQRWRTVSGMDNRVQHGASAQALRLDTVNPAHSEQLRTRIPQHGVRKSDAQTETRHVHTGKEVLRTDGNLIQKLRTDGYTPADIQTEPQHGRNSSMQRQRQRRSVQHERAKRSEDGAQPVVMAQEQDAEAPFGLNTSDYEEEYILPDFPDSTPFSPVDTRIRRKQVKNPFYPVTAESYGAYAVMITAAVIFSVGIIGNVSIMCIVCHNYYMRSISNSLLANLALWDFVIIFFCLPLVVFHALTKDWLLGELSCRIIPYLEVASLGVTTFTLCALCIDRFRAATNVQMYYEMIENWASTTAKLAVIWVGALLLALPELLIRQLVTEDGDPPDVTPCERCVVRISTELPDTLYVLGLTYDGARLWWYFGCYFCLPTLFTICSSLATARKIRRAERACVRGSKKQIQLESQMNCAVVALAILYGFCIIPENICNILSVYMAAGIPRRTLDILHLVSQLLLFCKSAVTPVLLFCLCQPFTRAFLDCCCCCCDECGPARSPATASDTENECTTTELELSPFSTIRMEAASTSAAYTAVGTHC; this is translated from the exons CACGGGTTAAATCCACCCACACCATGCTGCTTCCACTCCTCAGGTTTCTGTGCTTGTGGCTGTGCAGTGAGGCCGTAGAAACTCAACTCAACTGGCAGAAAACAAAGACGACTTTCAGCCATCATTATGAATCCACCACCGTTGACTGGAATGCGCAGAGCCAGAGATGGCGCACAGTCAGTGGTATGGACAATAGGGTTCAGCACGGTGCCAGTGCGCAGGCCTTGCGGTTGGATACTGTAAACCCCGCGCACTCGGAGCAGCTGAGGACACGGATTCCCCAACACGGCGTGCGTAAAAGCGACGCGCAAACCGAAACGCGGCACGTCCATACCGGGAAGGAGGTTTTACGCACGGATGGAAACCTTATCCAAAAGCTGCGGACAGATGGATACACACCAGCAGACATCCAGACTGAACCCCAGCATGGACGGAACTCCAGTATGCAGAGGCAGAGGCAGAGACGCAGCGTCCAACACGAACGGGCAAAGCGCAGCGAGGATGGAGCGCAACCTGTGGTCATGGCGCAGGAACAAGACGCAGAAGCCCCCTTCGGACTGAACACCAGCGACTATGAGGAGGAGTACATACTGCCGGATTTTCCCGACAGCACCCCGTTTTCACCGGTGGACACGCGAATAAGACGCAAGCAGGTGAAGAACCCTTTCTACCCGGTGACCGCGGAGTCCTACGGGGCCTACGCGGTCATGATCACCGCCGCAGTCATCTTCAGTGTGGGGATCATTGGGAACGTGTCGATCATGTGCATCGTGTGTCATAACTACTACATGAGGAGTATCTCCAACTCCCTGTTGGCCAACCTGGCGCTCTGGGATTTTGTCATCATCTTCTTCTGCCTGCCACTCGTGGTCTTCCATGCGCTCACCAAGGACTGGCTGCTGGGAGAGCTGTCCTGCAGGATCATTCCATACCTGGAG GTTGCATCTCTTGGGGTCACCACCTTCACACTCTGCGCTCTGTGCATCGACCGTTTCCGCGCTGCCACCAACGTGCAGATGTACTACGAGATGATTGAGAACTGGGCGTCCACCACAGCCAAGCTCGCCGTCATCTGGGTCGGCGCTCTGCTGCTGGCGTTGCCTGAGCTGCTGATCCGACAGTTGGTGACCGAGGATGGAGACCCGCCTGACGTGACGCCCTGTGAACGCTGCGTGGTGCGTATCTCCACTGAGCTCCCGGACACACTGTATGTCCTTGGACTCACCTATGACGGCGCACGTCTGTGGTGGTACTTCGGCTGCTACTTCTGCCTGCCGACGCTCTTCACCATCTGCAGCTCCCTGGCCACCGCGCGTAAGATCCGCCGTGCAGAGCGTGCATGTGTCCGTGGCAGCAAGAAGCAGATCCAGCTGGAGAGTCAGATGAACTGTGCTGTGGTGGCGCTGGCCATCCTCTATGGTTTTTGCATTATACCAGAGAACATCTGCAACATCCTCAGCGTTTACATGGCAGCTGGCATTCCCAGGAGAACCCTGGACATCCTGCACCTGGTCAGCCAGCTGCTGCTGTTCTGTAAGTCTGCAGTGACGCCGGTGCTGCTGTTCTGTCTGTGTCAGCCGTTCACCAGAGCCTTCctcgactgctgctgctgctgctgtgacgAGTGCGGCCCGGCTCGTTCCCCCGCCACCGCCAGCGACACTGAAAACGAGTGCACCACCACCGAACTGGAGCTCTCACCTTTCAGCACCATCCGCATGGAGGCGGCGTCCACCTCCGCTGCCTACACGGCTGTGGGAACACACTGCTGA